The Ignavibacteriota bacterium genome contains the following window.
CGGTGAATTATATGCGGGTGGATTATTCACTCAAACAGAGACCGGTTCTGCAACATTCAATTATGTCGCACGATGGAACGGAAGTCAATGGCGACCTGTTGGTTCAGGATTCAGTTATGCAGTTTATGCGCTTGAAGAATATAAGGGAGATTTAATAGCCGCAGGAGAATTTTCCCGTGCCGGAACAGAACTTGTCAACCGTATTGCAAAATGGGATGGTGAGGCGTGGTCAAGGTTAGACCTTGGACTTGACAGAAAAGTGCTTGCGCTTGCAGTCTATAACGAGGAATTGTTTGCTGGTGGATTATTCCAAACTGCCGGTAGTGATGAAGCAAAATATATTGCCTCATGGAACGGAAGCAGATGGATGTCTGTTGGAGATGGATTCGATGCAGATGTGTGGTCGCTCACTGTGTTTAATAATGAATTGTATGCCGGTGGCGGTTTCATGAAATCCGGTTCTACCAACACGAAACGAATTGCACGTTGGAGCGGCTCGACATGGTTCCCGGTCGGAGATGGAATTGACCCGGAAAAGACCGGCGCATCGTATGTGTATGCGTTCACCCGATTTAATGGCGGTTTATACGCAGGCGGAGATTTTGATTTTGCAGGAAAAGCAGAATCAAAAAATCTCGCTCGTTGGAACGGTGTTACCTGGGATGAAGCAGGCGGTGGGACAAATAACGTTGTCTATTCGCTTGCGACGTATAAAGCAGATTCATGGAAATGGATTCTTCAACCGTAGTTTCTATTTTTCCGTGAATCATTTTGAAAATCTACACCAAAACAGGAGATAAGGGAGAAACGTCTTTATTCGGAGGCAAGCGTGTAACGAAGGATGCGCTTCGTATAGAAGCGTACGGAACAGTAGATGAACTTAATTCAATGCTTGGTGTTTGCCGTTCATTGAATAGTGTGCAGGAGATTGATTCCATCCTGAATGATTTGCAACAGTCATTATTTACTCTCGGCGCCGATCTTGCAACGCCTTCAGACGTACAAAACAAATCTGTAACACGCATTCAGGAAACGGATATTCGTCCTTTAGAACACACCATTGATTCCATTTCTGAAAAACTTCAGCCGCTGACAAGTTTTATTTTACCGGGCGGAAATCGTGCCGCGGCTATGATTCATTTAGCAAGAACCGTTTGCAGAAGAGCCGAACGGCTTGTCGTTCAACTTTCACACGAAGAAGAAATCAACCGGGAATCAATTGTTTTTCTCAATCGCCTTTCCGATTTATTGTTCGTGCTTGCACGCTACGTGAATGCGCTCTCCAACACTTCCGAAGTGAAGTGGAATTCCTAATCCATTCTTACGGAACTAACTTACCATCAATTCAGTTTTATTTCAGTATTATTTATGTGGAAATCATCAGAAGGTAGCACGAAGCAACTTGTTGAACTGTGTGCAGGATATTTTTTCTTTTATGTACTGACCGGAATCAGCGCGAAGTTTTTCACTGCAACGGGTGATGTGTTCTCTCTCAAGATGGGGCAAATCGGATACATGGTCTATAACACTATTGGAGGTACGGCAACTGCGTTACTCATAGTTTTTGTCATGGGGTGGTATAAAATGAAATCGAACAAACTTGTTCGACTTGGTCCGCTCACGATTCCACAGGAAACGTATTACATTATCCCGTCCGGTTTTATGACGGCGATAATTATTCCGGCGACAACGTTAATGTACACGTTTCCAATGTCCGTGATGGTAGCGATGGTGATTATGCGGGCGAGCGTTATCGTCATCAGCCGCCTGGTTGATGCAGTACAGATTTCACAACGGATTTTAAAGAAAAAAGTTTACGCGCAGGAAAATTATGCCGTGTTGTTTGCATTGCTCGCGGCAGGTGTGAACCTCTTTTGGATTCAACCCGGCGATTTTGATTTTCTCGATAACACTGCCGCGGTAGTTATTCTTGTCAGTTATATTATTGCGTACGCAATCAGGATTTACATCATGAATTATTTTAAGAACACCCGTGCAAAAGGTGTTCCGCTTGATAATCAGGGATTTTTCGGCGTAGAACAGATTGCGGCGTGTTTTTTCATTCTCGCCATCAGCATTATGGTTTTTTTCGGGGCAACAACATTCGGTTGGAATGTCCCTCAGGTAACACAATTTCATGATTCACTTGTGCAATTTGCGCCTGATTGGGGTTGGGCTGTGTTAAGCGGGACTGCATTCGGTATTGTTGCATTCTTTTCAGTGTTCCTTTTCATGTTCAAAGGAAGAACGGCAACGTTTGCCGGATTAGTGAATCGTCTTACTTCGCTTGCCGCCGGAACGGTAGCAACGCTTCTCTCTGCATTATTATTAGGAACACGCTTCCCGAGTATGCACGATTGGCTTTCGCTCGGATTTATTTTAGTCGCGGTTGGATTTCTTACCGTAGCAGAACGGAAACGAACAGCGGAGTTAGCGGCGATGAAGGAGATTTAGTTTTTCTACTTCATTTTAATACTCACTCCAAATCTAAAACTATCTTAAGATTTTCTCTAACTCTTAAAATATCGTCAATGTGAAGCCGTGAAACTCGTTTAACAAATCTTTTATTATCAATTGCTCTTATCTGGTCAATCAAGATATCACAATCTTCATTAAGTCCCGATTTGTGTTTTTTGATATGAACTCTCAGTAACTTGAACTGCGGTTTGACATTCGTGGTAAGAGGACAAATGATAGTTGAAGGATGGTTTGTGTTTAAGAGATTCGTTTGAACAACTACGACAGGTCTGATCTTACCAGGTTCCGTTCCGACTCGAGGATTTAGGTCGGCGAACCATATATCAAATTGTTTGATACTCATCTTCAAGTGCCTCAAACTCAGCTAATACTTTCAATGATTCATTTCTTGCCATGTCAGATTCCTTTGCTAATTGTTTAGCAAGCAGTTTACGCTTATAAATTCTGTTA
Protein-coding sequences here:
- a CDS encoding type II toxin-antitoxin system PemK/MazF family toxin; the protein is MSIKQFDIWFADLNPRVGTEPGKIRPVVVVQTNLLNTNHPSTIICPLTTNVKPQFKLLRVHIKKHKSGLNEDCDILIDQIRAIDNKRFVKRVSRLHIDDILRVRENLKIVLDLE
- a CDS encoding cob(I)yrinic acid a,c-diamide adenosyltransferase translates to MKIYTKTGDKGETSLFGGKRVTKDALRIEAYGTVDELNSMLGVCRSLNSVQEIDSILNDLQQSLFTLGADLATPSDVQNKSVTRIQETDIRPLEHTIDSISEKLQPLTSFILPGGNRAAAMIHLARTVCRRAERLVVQLSHEEEINRESIVFLNRLSDLLFVLARYVNALSNTSEVKWNS